In Flavobacteriales bacterium, one DNA window encodes the following:
- a CDS encoding metalloregulator ArsR/SmtB family transcription factor encodes METRRDVFQAIADPTRRAILGLLATQSLTLNALAENFEVSRPAISKHVKILSECGLIEIDPNGRERYCRARMDKLSEVSDWVNQYSKFWESQLDALDLYLQQLQNREHKTEPKNKNHGKTI; translated from the coding sequence ATGGAGACCCGCAGAGATGTTTTTCAAGCTATAGCAGATCCTACCCGAAGGGCTATTTTGGGTTTGCTGGCTACGCAGAGCCTTACCTTAAATGCCCTGGCCGAAAATTTTGAGGTGAGTCGTCCCGCCATTTCCAAGCATGTCAAAATTTTAAGCGAGTGTGGTTTAATCGAGATCGACCCCAATGGCAGGGAGCGTTATTGCAGAGCGCGAATGGATAAATTAAGCGAGGTATCAGATTGGGTAAATCAATACAGCAAATTCTGGGAATCGCAATTGGATGCCCTGGATCTTTATTTACAGCAATTACAGAACAGAGAACATAAAACAGAACCCAAAAACAAAAATCATGGAAAAACCATTTAA
- a CDS encoding SRPBCC domain-containing protein, giving the protein MEKPFKIVRTLKAPRELVFEAFTQEQHLKHWWGPTGMQLEVIKLDVREGGSFHYKMIGENGMFGFGIFHYRKINAPNSIEFTSSFADETGEIIRPPFPGNFPLRVLNVWEFSEENGETTITLQGWPLSDDPKEIDFFAGMHESMNGGFSGTFANLEAYLTKIMQS; this is encoded by the coding sequence ATGGAAAAACCATTTAAGATTGTCCGCACTTTAAAAGCTCCGCGTGAGCTGGTGTTTGAGGCTTTTACTCAGGAACAGCACCTGAAACATTGGTGGGGACCAACCGGTATGCAGTTGGAAGTAATTAAACTGGATGTTCGCGAAGGCGGAAGTTTTCATTATAAAATGATTGGTGAAAACGGTATGTTTGGATTTGGTATTTTTCATTACCGGAAAATTAATGCACCAAACAGCATTGAATTCACCAGTTCATTTGCCGATGAAACAGGAGAGATTATTCGTCCACCATTTCCCGGAAATTTTCCGCTTCGTGTTTTGAATGTGTGGGAATTTTCGGAAGAGAATGGAGAGACCACCATTACTTTACAAGGCTGGCCTTTATCTGATGATCCGAAAGAAATCGATTTCTTTGCGGGTATGCACGAAAGTATGAATGGAGGTTTCTCCGGGACATTTGCAAATCTGGAAGCATACCTCACGAAAATTATGCAATCGTAA
- a CDS encoding YceI family protein, producing MSTIKWALDPTHSELGFKIRHLMISNVNGSFKSFQVTAETEGENFSGAKVEVTAEIKSIFTNNDQRDAHLHSGDFFEADKFPELKFVAKKVEANGSDMTLAGDLTIKGITKEVTLNAEFNGIAKDPWGNQKAGFTVDGKINRKDWELNWNAPLEAGGFLLGDDIKIHGEIQLVKQA from the coding sequence ATGTCAACAATTAAATGGGCGCTCGACCCAACCCACAGCGAATTAGGATTTAAAATCCGTCACTTAATGATTTCGAATGTAAACGGTTCATTCAAATCGTTTCAGGTAACAGCAGAAACCGAAGGAGAAAATTTTTCGGGAGCTAAAGTTGAAGTCACAGCCGAAATCAAATCCATTTTTACCAACAACGATCAACGCGATGCACATTTGCACAGTGGTGATTTTTTTGAAGCGGATAAATTTCCTGAATTGAAATTTGTTGCAAAAAAAGTAGAAGCCAATGGTTCGGATATGACTTTAGCTGGTGATCTGACAATTAAAGGAATCACCAAAGAAGTAACACTGAATGCCGAATTCAACGGTATTGCAAAAGATCCATGGGGCAATCAGAAAGCAGGATTTACGGTGGATGGAAAAATCAACCGTAAGGATTGGGAATTAAACTGGAATGCTCCATTAGAAGCAGGAGGATTTTTGCTGGGTGATGATATTAAAATACACGGCGAAATTCAGCTGGTAAAACAAGCTTAA
- a CDS encoding SPFH domain-containing protein, with protein sequence MIAPFAIVGVIVLLLLISTFSTIQQGTVGVITVFGKYRRIMLPGLNMKIPFIEKVFRRVSIQNRSVELGFQAVTVDQANVNFTAMLLFSVLDQQEETIKNVAFKFVDERNFMQALVRTVEGSIRAYVASKKQAEILLLRREIVEEVKGHLDKTLEDWGYHLLDLQMNDITFDDEVMRSMAKVVASSNMRAAAENEGQALLITKTKGAEAEGNAIKIAAEAEKEAAILRGQAVARFREEVAKGLSGAAKEMQQANLDSSFILFTMWTEAVKNFAQEGKGNLIILDGSVDGMKKTLKELSAASKMGLFENPEKQD encoded by the coding sequence ATGATTGCACCTTTTGCTATAGTGGGAGTGATTGTCCTCCTGCTTTTAATTTCAACTTTTTCCACAATCCAGCAAGGAACAGTGGGAGTAATTACCGTTTTTGGTAAATACCGTCGCATTATGTTGCCCGGTTTAAATATGAAAATTCCTTTTATTGAGAAAGTTTTTCGTCGCGTTAGTATCCAGAACCGTTCCGTTGAACTGGGTTTCCAGGCGGTAACGGTGGACCAGGCCAATGTGAATTTTACGGCGATGTTGTTGTTTTCGGTGTTGGACCAACAAGAAGAAACGATAAAAAACGTGGCCTTTAAATTCGTTGACGAGCGAAATTTTATGCAGGCTTTGGTTCGTACGGTAGAAGGTTCTATCCGCGCTTATGTGGCCAGTAAAAAACAAGCAGAAATTTTATTGCTGCGTCGCGAAATTGTAGAAGAAGTGAAAGGTCATCTCGATAAAACACTTGAAGATTGGGGGTACCATTTGCTCGATCTTCAGATGAATGACATCACGTTTGATGATGAAGTAATGCGCTCCATGGCGAAAGTAGTAGCCTCTTCCAATATGCGTGCTGCTGCAGAGAATGAAGGTCAAGCTTTATTGATCACCAAAACCAAAGGTGCCGAAGCGGAAGGTAATGCAATTAAAATTGCTGCAGAGGCCGAAAAAGAAGCGGCTATTTTGCGCGGTCAAGCCGTTGCCCGTTTCCGTGAAGAGGTGGCTAAAGGTCTTTCCGGTGCTGCGAAAGAAATGCAACAGGCGAATCTCGATTCCAGCTTTATTCTCTTCACCATGTGGACAGAAGCCGTTAAGAATTTTGCGCAAGAAGGAAAAGGAAACCTCATTATTCTGGATGGCTCAGTAGATGGCATGAAGAAAACCCTGAAAGAGTTATCTGCCGCCTCTAAAATGGGACTGTTCGAAAACCCTGAAAAACAGGACTAA